Sequence from the Ostrea edulis chromosome 8, xbOstEdul1.1, whole genome shotgun sequence genome:
CTACAATAATCCCCTGGGGTGGGGCGACCCATTAATTTGTATCATTGTGGATTTTGAAAGGCTTTCCAAATATTTAccaatatattcctatatatTATACTTGAAACCCCTATAAAAGTCCCTTTTCAGTCTAGAGCTGCATGGTGATGTGCTTGCACAAATTCAAATCTTCTGTCGTCCTGCCCAGACCCCAAAGATCGAAAAACACATTAATCCACTGGGAATAGTAATTTGGTATCTAATAATTATTATAGTACACCATACCCACCCCCTAATAAAATACATACCTATATCTACATTGGGTTACTTAAGTTTGACAATGATCCCCCCACCCCTTCTCCCCCtataatttataaaaatatcCTCATTCATGCAACTCGGGTAAAGGAAAATCACCATCAAAATAAGTAGTacctacatgtaacagtaaTTTTCGCTAAGTACCTTCAAATATCCCTAAAATAAGCTCTCTTTCTGACCATGCTGCTTCGGCATCCATTTTCGTTTTCACTGCGTCTTCTGCTTCagcaagaaagataactcttgtTTTTAGCACTCGCGCATCCTCGAAACTTTCCGACACATTCCCGAGCCAATCGGTACATCACTCGGCCTTTTCCGGGAAATATTATTCCGAGCGATGTTCCGATTGATTCCCGAGCTTGCCGGAAAGCTGCAAACATAAGGTGGGCGTACAAATCAGAGACGGATCGAGAAAATTTTCCATAAGGGGACATCCACCAATGTAAATTTTCTAGCCAGAAAATATCATTATACAAAGCAGTCCCTGTTCTTGGGTGGatccaagaattttttttaaaggggtgTGGGATTTCTACCGTAATCTAATGAGAGGAATACTCCCTCATACAGAAAATCCTACATGTAACGGTAATCCCATCATAATCTAATGAGAGGAATACTCCCTCATACAGAAAATCCTACATGTAACAGTAATCCCATCATAATCTCATGAAAGAAATACTCCCTCACACAAAAAATCCTACATGTAAGAGAAAGCCCATCATAATGGGAGGAATACTCACTCATACAGAAAATCCTACATGTAACAGTAATCCCACCATAATCTCATGAGAGGACTACTCCCTCATACAGAAAATCCTACACGTAACAGTAATCCCAACATAATCTAATGCGAGGACTACTCCCTCATACAGAAAATCCTACATGTAACAGTAATCCCACCATAATCTAATGAAAGGAATACTCTCTCATCCAGAAAATCCTACATGTAATGGTAATCCCATAGTAATCTAATAAGAGGAATACTCCCTCATACAGAAAATCCTAGATGTAAGAGTAATCCCACCATAGTCTCATGAGAGTAATACTCCCTCATACAGAAAATCCTATCTGTAACAGTAATCCCACCATAATCTAATGAGAGGAATACTCCCTCATATAGAAAATTCTACACATAACAGCAATCCCATCATAATCCCATGAGAGGAATACTCCCTCATACAGAAAATCCTTCACGTAACAGCAATCCCACCATAATCTAATGAGAGGAATACTCCCTCATACAGAAAATCCTACATATAATAGCAATCCCACCATAATCCCATGAGAGGAATACTCCCTCCTACAGAAAATCCTTCACGTAACAGCAATCCCACCATATTCTAATGAGAGGAATACTCCCTCCTACAGAAAATTCTACACGTAACAGTAATCCCATTGTAATCTAATGAGAGGAATACTCCCTCACACAAAAAAAAATCCTACATGTAACAGTAATCTCACCATAATCTATTGAGAGGAATACTCCTTCCTACAGAAAATCCTACATGTAACAGCAATCCCTTTGTGTAAGGCCAAATTTGTTTCCGGTCGCCCGACCGACCCCAAATATATTCACCGACCTTACATATTTTTTCCTtcaattttccgatttcaattTATCGATGTATGAACTATTACCCGAAATCATTTTGGTACGAGTTAACAATACCGATGACAACAGTGGTAGCAGAGGAcagtttttttttggtttttcaaCATGTGGGAAGGGGGTATACATCTGTCAGGTTATGACAGGTTAatgaatcaaagtacttaaagtactcgtgggagttgaacattgtggaaattcagttagaacagatagcactggaagggtaaggggataaatgactgaatattatcatgagtttagatacaaatcaactgttgttgttttttcaaagcgttacaacagcaaacatggataatggaagacccatgggccacaaggctcctcgagtaactgaagtcgtgttgttgttttctagaatttcacccctttatattctcatgaaaaatgtgaccacatattatgacccaaacattcaaatcaatatggttatcaatgccttgcagttatgaagaagttttttcccctgtatatatacattcaagtttaatcctagttgtagctaattctaaggattcattacttgaaaaagtagtccaatatgctaaactgtcacctgagtatactacagtcctgtagaggatcaatggaatggtaaatgattgtataataactcaaaataaatgaaatgcaaaaaaattaaaaattgtccggcatcggaaatgcacaagccgagttgcgcaaggaatgggcatagagggaaccggcagaaaagttcgcaagaattatcaagcagggagcaaaattttgcgtacataaatttcagcagacttaaatcctttgtgaccttgacatttaacccttgaccaaaatcaataggcttctttgtctcatcaagggcgataatccatctaagtttaattgagatcctataatttgttaaaaaattatagtgcagaaaacaaaattttctccaaatttcagtctatttatagccactgtgactgtgaccttgtgaccccggaatcgataggcttcttgtcttacttaatcgatctaagtttgattgagatcctataattcgttcaagagctatggtgtggaaaacaaaagtttctccaaatttcagtctatttatagccagtgaccttgacctttgacctagtgaccccagaatcgataggcttcctcatcttactgagggtgacaatccatctaagtttgaatgagatcctttaatttgctcaagagctatggtgcggaaatgaaatgttgatgcgtgcccgcctgcccgcccaaaggcacttcatcagatcataagccgagttcgacttcatcgcaactccgctaaaaatgaaacactagtcaaataatgttatttattgccaaggtatttgggatattatactgtggctaaaactgggggtgaatgaacctgacagtatgggaagcatatggtggaatcagacttgtgatgctggaaatctatagtgattaataaactatgcatgtacaagatccataactattttttttcagttggtgagggagaatcctcatgtctctttcatctgtagacaaataaacaatgtgtttagaccagagcaatttccaatcctttttgcagcataaattcaacattgtggcaacagggttaaactttgatagtgaagttatacatggcagcaccttatcccatgctcttaaaatttctgtttgacacacactcatgacatccactcaaacattacagagtgcagcaaaatcccattgtaataggggattcaaaatggataactggtacaaaatatggtacatactattcaaaaaggataatgaatttgatatattgatgtgttggaaaaggaaattctgacatcggggctctaagcgttttcaaacattgtcatttgataagtgttctacatttttaaaaatagagattaatatgtctttacatacttaggtgagaaagtttccattattcctagccgagacataccatgtatgcacaaaaaattcataaacaaatatcacactactcacgtagaaaatgtggaccttaccgtcatcaagcgccgcgaaacacgccatttcgagattttcgtcgacgaaagctcggtaacagtaatgaataaggtacactcattttgtatctattttgtgactttctttattaaaaggaacagttctctaatgtgtaacgtgcaattactacgtaattcaataacttgaagcagtttcactttgcaaccggatataagaaattttatttcgtattccgatcccaatcgaaagttgttgactgggaatgacgtgttttaattcaatatacatgtaacatcaagcattttttatatcacattaaaaaaaaccaaatatatacacatacacaatgttgtagagttatttcttgtaaattttctgaggtttcgccacggtgtcaataggtcttgtgtgcagttgtcgttcgtttccctatcaatgtttataggtgacgctgcgctacaaacgacaattttcaaccttatcttttatttttctatgtatatcagtatcaatttgatcgaaatcttgtattgaaattgatttgaatacaatgtcattgcatttacttacatgtcaattatcaaaattagattaattcagaaaagttacatggattatttaatggcggatgtttataaaagtttatgttgatttacctaggagtaaatcagctgacacagaacccccgctgacgaccactatacaaatcaatacaaattactgcgcagaaaagtgcgtgatgacccagggagattgaacatagttcaactcccaaaaatcatACTACGCTGTTttctcaatatttgtatttcatattagtgtagttattAAATTAGGGTCCTAAATTAAATGTCAtccatacatgtaggtattgCTGCACAAAACATGCCCTGAGCAGGTGACTCCTTCTTGCTTGGATTTTCTGTCATTTGGGCaaaatccgcaccacccccacaccaccATCAGTACCAAGCCAGGGGATATAGACGCTGTGCgcaatcaagaaccctgtctgaccttcttaaaaatctacctttcatatggggccatccaccttccctctgaGCTACCTACCTTTTCCTGGGCCCTCTAGGTTTTAGTCTGAATTTCTTCAGCTGTTGACCACATGTCTTAGTTTCGCATTTGCACTCATCTATATACTAGgcatcatggtgacacctacatgttgcatatcatttttttcactaagcactcagctacacttgaaatgtatcctaaaattattctacacatttttacacatgcaatatcacttcaaatatggggtatctccattttttaagaaacttgacAGGGTCTATAGtgtgaaactgtcccctgctacctttaaaaatCCAGAGTTCCCATCTGATGGACTTCAACTCATATTTTTGAGAAATTTGACTTGTTCcgagtgaaactacaccaacCCGTCACGTCGACTGCCCTAAATCTGTTCGCAataaataaactttttaaaaaaaactacatatCTGTCTGATGTTGTCATTTTTGAGCACTGAGAGTGTTTACAATAAGAGCTCTGTGCCTAACAAattctattacatgtaaattgtatctATGGTATAAGTGACCTAATATATAGTGCTACATgctgtacatgtaatcatgagaacctgtggAGAAGAAAATGGACTACAGAATGATGAAAGGACAGAACTGCTctaaaaatctagaaaatttccaacttctagggctgggacgattcagggttagctcgattcggttcggtttcgattcagaacagcacggttcggttattttcgattcggttcatgttaggtccaatttatctaatgacaccacaaaaattaacaattttaatgagtagcatatttgatttgattttattcaagttatataactataagtcgtcatttgtaaacaacatatctattcataatggcattttataacttttatagaaaaaagaaaacactgacagtctatcaaaatttgttatattaatgtgctgcatcagatatggattattaaacaaatctatagtgaatctaaaatgtatatgatattgttttcattgatatgcaaaaattcagcaattctatcaattgagtctttgaaaatctctcctttattggtTTACTTCTCTttcatattaactgtcaaatctgtgtcattacctacgatgttgatttcactccaccactgacagaaatgctatatgtcatgtaaagataaattGCAATGaccttacggaccatattctgttggtatctgagtggtgaaaatgctaactctcaacacagtggtgatttaaatctctgttgcataaaaaaccacatcattcggacgccatatttgttgttttggtgtaagtaaaatctaaaccgaaccgaaacgaaatccggaatttgtaatcggtgcatcgaatcgaatggtatgaaattttcggtgcaccgcacagccctaccAACTTCACTGCCtatatgtttacatattctacATGAATGGACCTGAAATAGGCTCTGATTAAGTGACTTACTCTCCAACAAAACTTTCAATCCATGTCGTCTTCCTAAATTCTTTTTTAAGCTCTCCTGATGGTGAAAACAAAAGTAGTAAGCACAACAGATGATGGTCAAAGGGAGGTAATTAACAAACAGACCAGAACTAGTTCAATCAAACTGATCAATATGCTTTTCTGAAGGCCTGACTCTGggaaatgtgttttgaaaaggACAAGTAATGAACATTCTATCTACATTAAGCACTTCCCTTATCTCTTGAACAATATTTATACAACGTGATACCCCCCTAACTCACAACTCTAAAAATACAAGCATCTCCCCCATTTGCACAGTGCTTGTAAGAAATTCAAGAATTAAACATGAGGACAACAAACACCTATCGAAGAAACCGAGGCAAAAAAACTAAGCTATATCAAGCCAGGACATACCTATTTCCCTCAACATTCTGACGCCCGAGCTGGTGCCCTCCGAGACGCTGATGCACCTGCTGGTTCGAGTACATGTGACCAAAACACAGAGTGGGACCGTCCAAGTCTTGACAAATACTGGGATGCTGTGAGCATGTCCACTGAAGATCTCATCCTCCCAACCAAACTGCGACCTGCCAAGCCTGTAAAATCATGTACATGGAATGACGAAGAGGAAATCAACAGTGAGAAAAACATTATTGCTAATGTACATTCCTTAGGTCTACTTCTACAAAGTTCTACAGCTCACCAGTGTGCCAGACCTTCAATGACTATCAAATTCTAAGAGGCTAGGACTATTTGTGACTGGCAGAGCCATTTGCTTAAACTGCCATTTCCACTCACCAGACATGCAGCTCTACACAATTGTCAAGAAGGCACGAGGACCGGAATCGGGTGCCCTCAATGATGGACTGGTACTGGCCCTCACCAAGACTAAGATGGGAGTGTCTGATGCACGATTCCTGATGTGCTGCCTCAACATAAATCCACCTGACAGCCATGGTCTGCAGCAGAAACTCAATCAGATGTGTGACAGAGTGGAGGAAATCAATGTAGCCTCGATGATCGAGGGTGTAAATACTTTATGTTCTTAGAAATACTTGTAAATTTATCTACATGGTGTTACTTCATAGTACATCTTAAcaaaaaatgaatttgcatGCGATAAAAACCCGGACGCACACATTGGGAAATTTTGACAAGTGTTATAATTAACTAGCCCAAATCCATAATTGACTGGCCCTAGACCATGGATTATTTCTAGCCCTGTCTGACAATAAAAATCAATTTGAGAAGATAGTACCTGTTTATGAACCTGAACATCTCTTGATAAGGTACTTACTCTGCAGCTGGTAGGTAAACATGTTGATATTTAAACTGAGTCAGACAGTTAAATCAAAGTCTCAATGATCTTGTAACATGAGCTTGATTTAACAAAGCATGCATCAGCCCATTAACTTTATAGTTCAGATTGTATTCTGCAGATGATGGTATTCTTTTGTCACTAAGATCCATAATGACTATGAAGATGCTGCTGTGTATCTCGCCGTGCTGTCAGACTTCAAGCAGATCTACTTTCACCCGACACctgttgaaaatatgaaaacagaGACAACACAATTTGTAAAAGCATATAAATATCCAACAGCATAGTGTAGTAAGGGACCGATCTGTTTTGCTGTGTACATAGGAGTTAAGCGTGTGTACgtatttctttattgaattcTGAGTGCGAGGAAATTCGGTTTCACTTTCTCGTCTTTGATGTATATAATTACGAGTTCTCCTGAGGCTCACCTCAATTGATCCCTGTAGAACTATATCGTCTAAGCTTCACTATGTCGGTACTGCAACACGTCACACCTGCCGCAGGTATCGCATCTAACTGTCACGACACATGTGTCCAaatagggtctgtaagtctcgtcATGTGATTGCCGAGAATTAGCGAGATTATTAACTTCCGGGTACATCAACATCTCAGATTGCACTGTGTAGAGAGTGGTATACGTTAGATATAGCGTTATCAATCGATTATGTGGAAGTTTAACGAGATAAACATGGGAATTGAAGCATTAGTGGAGTGGTCGAGGATTCTTCGCTTCGTGTTTGACGAATTACGTGTAATAACCGCCAGTGTACAAGCATCGACGAAGGTACGTCTTGCAGATAAAGAGCAGGTTGGTAAAAGCGCAATGAGATGtacgatacgtttttatattCCCAAATCATTccaattgaaaataaaaacggattatgcataaaacttgctttgtacgatcagaagggggggggggggggggggggggggggggggggggcaacgatactacatgtacgtacctgcagtgtacagttgtatacatattcaatatacaaagctcattaaatgtaaatatctatatcAGTTACATCACAGATGGGTTGATTgtttaatatttgaaaattattttatagatatgccTTGAATCTGAGGATAAAGGTGTTGTGTATTGTGCAGTCATCATTAATGTGGATGTCTGATGCCAGTATGCCCATAGTGGGGCAGTATAAGTGTCGATCTTCATATGGCAGCAACTTTTCAAAGGCAGGTAcacaatttaaagataaaataatgtcaatacatgtttggatctatatttattatgattataataattattagattatatgttgtaaactttctttctttttagaaatttctttctttataaactgtcttgctgttatgccctctgggcccaaattggaataaacttatctataCCCAAAGTAAGTAATAAATGGGTTCAAactgtgaaaataaaatttttacatgtagatatattggaatttttcagatataagaaggcaaataaaactgttcaatgtaaaatacGCCAGTAGTTGGATAAAACATCCAAAGTCGGCACAGTCAAAGGTCACAACAACAATGGAGGAATTAACTGCATCCTCATTCCGAAGGGCAGTAGGCCATTTTCAGCAACCCCTGAAATTCTTAATTGAGGCTAAGTGCCCATTTTCAGCTcgaacaatgacaattaaagaggCCTGTGCAAATGTTGGGATTTCCCTCTTAGTAAGTCAGCATTATAGATTGAACAATTATgtgtacctaatacatgtacattagctgtacatatatgtattcatatatattattatggatgtatccaagtttattataactttaaagtaacattttatgaatgaaatacaaatactacttCGACTTCATTGTGATATTGAACTGCTAATGttcttt
This genomic interval carries:
- the LOC125651953 gene encoding uncharacterized protein LOC125651953 translates to MWMSDASMPIVGQYKCRSSYGSNFSKADIRRQIKLFNVKYASSWIKHPKSAQSKVTTTMEELTASSFRRAVGHFQQPLKFLIEAKCPFSARTMTIKEACANVGISLLNVM